One window from the genome of Oceanidesulfovibrio indonesiensis encodes:
- the rpmG gene encoding 50S ribosomal protein L33, protein MRVNIQLACTECKRRNYATTKNKKNTTGRLEVMKYCPWDKKHTTHRETK, encoded by the coding sequence ATGCGCGTCAATATCCAGCTTGCGTGTACAGAGTGCAAGCGGCGTAACTACGCCACGACGAAGAACAAGAAGAACACGACCGGTCGACTGGAAGTGATGAAGTATTGTCCCTGGGACAAGAAACACACCACCCATCGCGAGACCAAGTAG